Proteins encoded by one window of Deinococcus seoulensis:
- the thiE gene encoding thiamine phosphate synthase, with protein MRSGGVKPGRLYLVATPRAGQPEGEFLARVAAALDGGVDTLQLRCKDWEARAYIALGERMRELSAARGVPLWINDRVDVAAAIGADGVHLGQGDLPPAWARTLAPGLMLGLSTHAPAQAHAALAQAPAYIAAGPVWATPTKPGRAAAGLEYVRAVADLNPPLPWYAIGGIDAPNIHAVLAAGATRVAVVRAVLDAPDPARAAAELLAALPPLPVTSTPAGEARACS; from the coding sequence GTGAGGTCCGGCGGCGTGAAGCCGGGCCGCCTGTACCTCGTGGCGACCCCCCGCGCCGGGCAGCCGGAGGGCGAGTTCCTGGCCCGCGTGGCCGCCGCGCTGGACGGCGGCGTGGACACGCTGCAACTGCGCTGCAAGGACTGGGAGGCGCGGGCGTACATCGCCCTGGGTGAGCGGATGCGTGAGCTGAGTGCCGCGCGGGGCGTGCCGCTGTGGATCAACGACCGCGTGGACGTGGCCGCCGCGATCGGCGCGGACGGCGTGCACCTGGGGCAGGGGGACCTGCCGCCCGCCTGGGCGCGCACCCTCGCGCCGGGGCTGATGCTGGGCCTCAGCACGCACGCGCCCGCGCAGGCACACGCCGCACTCGCCCAGGCGCCCGCGTACATCGCGGCCGGGCCGGTCTGGGCCACGCCCACCAAACCGGGCCGCGCCGCCGCCGGACTGGAGTACGTGCGCGCCGTGGCCGACCTGAACCCACCGCTGCCCTGGTACGCCATCGGCGGCATCGACGCCCCGAACATTCACGCGGTCCTGGCCGCCGGGGCGACCCGCGTGGCCGTGGTGCGCGCCGTGCTGGACGCCCCGGACCCCGCCCGCGCCGCCGCAGAGCTGCTGGCCGCGCTGCCGCCCCTGCCCGTCACGTCCACCCCGGCCGGGGAGGCCCGCGCGTGCTCGTGA
- the thiS gene encoding sulfur carrier protein ThiS yields the protein MNGAAHPHRPHLTLHALLRDLNIDPARVAVAVNDDFYPGAQAPDRPLEEDDVIEIVRIIGGG from the coding sequence GTGAACGGCGCCGCCCACCCGCACCGCCCGCACCTGACGCTGCACGCCCTGCTGCGCGACCTGAACATCGACCCGGCGCGCGTGGCGGTGGCCGTGAACGACGACTTCTACCCCGGCGCGCAGGCCCCGGACCGACCCCTGGAGGAAGACGATGTCATCGAGATCGTTCGCATCATCGGCGGCGGCTGA
- a CDS encoding GGDEF domain-containing protein: MPPSAPPPGRSTRSWRRGGVRAWWARLAAWLGAPLPGGIPDAPEITRVKVRGYLFAVLAATPGLVMLLHLLAQRGAWVTAALHLSVMVGAVVMFVLVVRRPARLPVAEWVFAGLLTVSGVGFLVLYAQRPEQVLGHDLLGNVMLFIVAGLLLVLPPQASVPVALLLLLAYRTEVRLLSGLSSADLLVPQWVNTGMFALLIVGVIMRQTLSELAGRMQAAQELSVRDPLTGLLNRRGFDAQVRAARAVRAGGSLLVLDVDAFKPINDRFGHAVGDQVLELIGRVLLEHVPGGGVAARWGGEEFIVFTPDNEDGAARLAETVRAAVAATPWNDLRVTVSIGVSGWDAAQAMQHAFLRADDAMYAAKAAGRDRVVRATGDPSLPDAAPGSHHAPHRPPRAEAPRPDTHRPEAHLPVPRPQQPSGHDPDGAPPTARPERCES; this comes from the coding sequence ATGCCGCCAAGCGCCCCACCCCCTGGCCGGTCCACCCGCAGTTGGCGGCGTGGCGGCGTGCGGGCGTGGTGGGCGCGGCTGGCGGCGTGGCTGGGTGCGCCGCTGCCCGGCGGGATACCGGACGCGCCGGAAATCACGCGGGTGAAGGTCCGCGGGTACCTGTTCGCGGTGCTGGCGGCCACGCCGGGACTGGTGATGCTGCTGCACCTGCTTGCGCAGCGGGGCGCGTGGGTGACGGCGGCGCTGCACCTGTCGGTGATGGTGGGCGCGGTGGTGATGTTCGTGCTGGTGGTGCGGCGTCCGGCGCGGCTGCCGGTGGCCGAGTGGGTGTTCGCGGGCCTGCTGACCGTCAGTGGCGTGGGGTTCCTGGTGCTGTACGCGCAGCGGCCCGAGCAGGTGCTGGGGCACGACCTGCTGGGGAACGTGATGCTGTTCATCGTGGCGGGGTTGCTGCTGGTGCTGCCGCCGCAGGCGTCCGTGCCGGTGGCGTTGCTGCTGCTGCTGGCGTACCGCACGGAAGTCCGGCTGCTGAGTGGTCTGAGCAGCGCCGATCTGCTGGTGCCGCAGTGGGTGAACACCGGGATGTTCGCGCTGCTGATCGTGGGCGTGATCATGCGGCAGACCCTCTCGGAACTGGCGGGACGCATGCAGGCCGCGCAGGAACTGTCGGTGCGTGACCCGCTCACGGGCCTGCTCAACCGCCGGGGCTTCGACGCGCAGGTGCGGGCCGCGCGGGCCGTGCGGGCCGGGGGGTCGCTGCTGGTGCTGGACGTGGACGCCTTCAAACCCATCAACGACCGTTTCGGGCACGCGGTGGGGGATCAGGTGCTGGAACTGATCGGCCGGGTGCTGCTGGAGCACGTGCCGGGGGGCGGCGTGGCGGCCCGCTGGGGCGGTGAGGAGTTCATCGTGTTCACGCCGGACAACGAGGACGGCGCCGCGCGGCTGGCCGAGACGGTCCGCGCGGCGGTGGCCGCGACGCCCTGGAACGACCTGCGCGTGACGGTCAGCATCGGCGTGAGCGGCTGGGACGCCGCCCAGGCGATGCAGCACGCGTTCCTGCGCGCCGACGACGCCATGTACGCCGCGAAGGCCGCCGGGCGTGACCGGGTGGTGCGGGCGACCGGAGACCCGAGCCTGCCGGACGCGGCCCCGGGCAGTCATCACGCGCCGCACCGGCCGCCCAGGGCCGAGGCACCCAGGCCTGATACGCACCGACCTGAGGCGCACCTGCCGGTGCCGCGGCCGCAGCAACCGTCAGGCCACGACCCGGACGGCGCGCCGCCCACTGCACGGCCTGAACGCTGCGAGTCCTGA
- a CDS encoding NCS2 family permease, whose product MTHPTDTRPPRPLDRYFGISAAGSSVPQELRAGLTTFLTMSYILFVNPQVLGSAITVPNAPLQLLMTTAIAAAFGSLAMGLIARYPFAQAPGMGLNAFFAFTVVQGMGVPWQTALGAVFISGALFVILSAVGARQAIVRAIPLSLKFAITAGIGAFLAFLGLRSAGIVVSNPATLLGLGDLSAPGAWLAVAGLIISAALMRRRVNGAVLIGILVTSAAAILLKLPVFAGGPDGAMQAFPGFGGRLLGVIDTPVWPGSLVGQLDLAGAFGLGLLSVVFTFFFVDFFDATGTLTGLAQKAGYLDSNGDMPRARRTFAMDGLAAMFGAFMGTSTTTAYVESASGIGEGGRTGLSAVTVGGLFLLSMFLWPLAAAIPGAATAPALILVGALMMEGIRHIDWDDLGESLPAFLTIIAMPLTFSIANGVSFGVITYCAVNALTGRARRVHPILYGVAALLLARYVFLSEG is encoded by the coding sequence ATGACCCACCCGACCGACACCCGCCCGCCCCGCCCGCTGGACCGTTACTTCGGGATCAGCGCCGCCGGGAGTTCCGTGCCGCAGGAACTCCGCGCGGGCCTGACGACCTTCCTGACCATGAGTTACATCCTGTTCGTGAACCCGCAGGTGCTGGGCAGCGCCATCACCGTTCCGAACGCGCCGCTGCAACTGCTGATGACCACCGCCATCGCCGCCGCGTTCGGGTCGCTCGCCATGGGCCTGATCGCCCGCTACCCGTTCGCGCAGGCGCCGGGCATGGGCCTGAACGCCTTCTTCGCGTTCACGGTCGTGCAGGGCATGGGCGTGCCGTGGCAGACGGCGCTGGGCGCGGTGTTCATCTCGGGCGCGCTGTTCGTGATCCTGAGTGCGGTGGGCGCGCGGCAGGCGATCGTGCGGGCCATTCCGCTGAGCCTGAAGTTCGCCATCACCGCCGGGATCGGCGCGTTCCTGGCGTTCCTGGGCCTGCGCAGCGCCGGGATCGTGGTCAGCAACCCCGCCACGCTGCTGGGCCTGGGTGACCTGAGCGCGCCCGGCGCGTGGCTGGCCGTGGCGGGCCTGATCATCAGCGCGGCCCTGATGCGCCGCCGCGTGAACGGCGCCGTGCTGATCGGGATTCTGGTCACGTCGGCCGCCGCGATCCTGCTGAAACTTCCGGTGTTCGCGGGCGGCCCGGACGGCGCCATGCAGGCCTTCCCCGGCTTCGGGGGTCGCCTGCTGGGCGTGATCGACACGCCGGTCTGGCCGGGCAGTCTGGTCGGGCAACTCGACCTGGCCGGGGCGTTCGGGCTGGGCCTGCTGAGCGTGGTGTTCACGTTCTTCTTCGTGGATTTCTTCGACGCGACCGGCACCCTGACCGGACTGGCGCAGAAGGCCGGGTACCTCGACAGCAACGGCGACATGCCCCGCGCCCGGCGCACCTTCGCGATGGACGGCCTGGCCGCCATGTTCGGCGCGTTCATGGGAACGAGCACCACCACCGCGTACGTGGAGAGCGCCAGCGGTATCGGTGAGGGCGGCCGCACCGGCCTGAGCGCCGTGACGGTCGGGGGTCTGTTCCTGCTGAGCATGTTCCTGTGGCCGCTGGCCGCCGCGATTCCCGGCGCGGCCACCGCGCCCGCCCTGATCCTGGTGGGCGCCCTGATGATGGAAGGCATCCGCCACATCGACTGGGACGACCTGGGCGAGAGCCTCCCGGCGTTCCTGACGATCATCGCCATGCCCCTGACCTTCTCGATCGCCAACGGCGTGAGCTTCGGCGTGATCACGTACTGCGCCGTGAACGCCCTGACCGGACGGGCCCGCCGCGTCCACCCGATCCTGTACGGCGTGGCGGCGCTGCTGCTCGCCCGGTACGTGTTCCTGTCGGAGGGCTGA
- a CDS encoding thiazole synthase: MSSRSFASSAAAEPAHTAPADPFRLGGRTFTSRLLLGTGKFRDFTVMRAALEASGTQIVTVAVRRVELNAPGHAGLLDAVDWDRYQLLPNTAGCRTADEAVRVARLARAATGTNWVKLEVIPDARHLLPDPVGTLRAAETLAADGFTVLPYVQADAVLARALEAAGCAAVMPLASPIGTGRGLRAPELLRTVLDGAQVPIIVDAGLGVPSDAAQALELGADAALLNTAVAEARDPERMAYAFALGVQAGRAAFLAGRMLPRDHASPSSPPEGAVRLPDPEVPDPEGPL, from the coding sequence ATGTCATCGAGATCGTTCGCATCATCGGCGGCGGCTGAACCCGCCCACACTGCGCCTGCCGACCCGTTCAGGCTGGGCGGGCGCACCTTCACGTCCCGGTTGCTGCTGGGCACCGGCAAGTTCCGTGACTTCACGGTCATGCGCGCCGCGCTGGAGGCCAGCGGCACGCAGATCGTCACGGTCGCCGTGCGCCGCGTCGAACTGAACGCCCCCGGTCACGCGGGCCTGCTGGACGCCGTGGACTGGGACCGTTACCAGCTGCTGCCGAACACCGCCGGGTGCCGCACCGCCGACGAGGCCGTGCGGGTCGCGCGGCTGGCCCGCGCCGCCACCGGCACCAACTGGGTGAAACTGGAAGTCATCCCCGACGCCCGCCACCTGCTGCCCGACCCGGTCGGCACGCTGCGCGCCGCCGAGACGCTGGCCGCCGACGGGTTCACGGTCCTGCCGTACGTGCAGGCGGACGCCGTGCTGGCCCGCGCGCTGGAGGCCGCCGGGTGCGCGGCCGTCATGCCGCTCGCCAGTCCCATCGGCACCGGGCGGGGCCTGCGCGCCCCCGAACTGCTGCGAACCGTGCTGGACGGCGCGCAGGTGCCCATCATCGTGGATGCCGGGCTGGGCGTGCCCAGCGACGCCGCGCAGGCCCTGGAACTCGGCGCGGACGCCGCGCTGCTGAACACCGCCGTCGCCGAGGCCCGCGACCCGGAACGCATGGCGTACGCCTTCGCGCTGGGCGTGCAGGCGGGCCGGGCCGCCTTCCTGGCCGGGCGCATGCTGCCCCGCGATCACGCCAGCCCCAGCAGCCCACCCGAAGGTGCGGTGCGCCTGCCCGACCCGGAGGTACCCGACCCGGAGGGACCCCTGTGA
- a CDS encoding sensor histidine kinase has translation MAHGDDQATGPALGATPQGQPRQGQPQARAGVAGAPTLPAHALSAGAVRAALDVMPHQMAVLDMQGTILLCNRAWNDFMRDNGGDPATCGPGVNYLRVCENASGPCADEGQEVASGLRRVLAREDDTFSIEYPCHSPQEERWFQLTATPFDDGHTRFLLITHENVTERRHAEIREADLDAEVRQEVALRTLTLRSEMDELDSFIGSVSHDLRAPVRHIQGFLTLLRRRLNPRLNEEDRRLLSVLDGATQRLQSMIDELLKLARVAQTSLQVRDLNLAQVVLRAWANIAPETEGREIEWIAGDLPVVRGDPQLLMLAFENLLSNAVKYTSGRERARVEVGARDGGDHWVVFVQDDGVGFDPRYTERLFGAFQRLHTEQEFSGVGMGLANVKRIVTRHGGQVWAESHPGDGATFYISFPKPTTHAAT, from the coding sequence ATGGCGCACGGTGACGATCAGGCAACCGGTCCCGCGCTGGGGGCGACCCCGCAGGGACAACCCAGGCAGGGTCAGCCGCAGGCCCGCGCCGGGGTTGCCGGTGCCCCCACCCTGCCCGCGCACGCGCTGTCCGCCGGGGCCGTGCGGGCCGCGCTGGACGTGATGCCCCACCAGATGGCCGTGCTGGACATGCAGGGCACGATCCTGCTGTGCAACCGCGCCTGGAACGACTTCATGCGCGACAACGGCGGTGACCCCGCCACGTGCGGGCCGGGCGTGAATTACCTGCGCGTGTGCGAGAACGCCAGTGGCCCCTGCGCCGACGAGGGCCAGGAGGTCGCCAGCGGCCTGCGGCGCGTCCTGGCGCGCGAGGATGACACGTTCAGCATCGAGTACCCCTGCCACAGCCCGCAGGAGGAACGCTGGTTCCAGCTGACCGCCACGCCCTTCGACGACGGGCACACCCGTTTCCTGCTGATCACGCATGAGAACGTCACCGAGCGCCGCCACGCCGAGATCCGCGAGGCGGACCTGGACGCCGAGGTGCGGCAGGAGGTCGCGCTGCGCACCCTGACGCTGCGCAGCGAGATGGACGAACTCGACTCGTTCATCGGGTCCGTCTCGCACGACCTGCGCGCCCCCGTGCGGCACATCCAGGGGTTCCTGACCCTGCTGCGCCGCCGCCTGAATCCCCGCCTGAACGAGGAGGACCGCCGCCTGCTGAGCGTCCTCGACGGCGCCACCCAGCGCCTTCAGAGCATGATCGACGAACTGCTGAAACTGGCGCGTGTCGCCCAGACCTCGTTGCAGGTGCGGGACCTGAACCTCGCGCAGGTGGTCCTGCGGGCCTGGGCGAACATCGCCCCGGAAACCGAGGGCCGCGAGATCGAGTGGATCGCGGGGGACCTGCCGGTCGTGCGCGGCGACCCGCAACTGCTGATGCTGGCCTTCGAGAACCTGCTCAGCAACGCCGTGAAGTACACCTCGGGCCGCGAGCGTGCGCGCGTGGAAGTCGGCGCGCGCGACGGCGGCGACCACTGGGTGGTGTTCGTGCAGGATGACGGCGTGGGCTTCGACCCGCGCTACACCGAGCGGCTGTTCGGGGCGTTCCAGCGGCTGCACACCGAGCAGGAATTCTCGGGCGTGGGCATGGGTCTCGCGAACGTCAAACGCATCGTCACCCGGCACGGCGGGCAGGTCTGGGCCGAAAGTCACCCTGGTGACGGCGCGACCTTCTACATCAGCTTCCCGAAACCCACCACCCACGCGGCCACCTGA
- a CDS encoding diguanylate cyclase domain-containing protein, with product MMWHDVLTLLSGLGVALVAAVLLSADLRAWPPRPPRARQLTYALLAGLTGVTLMLYPLPLSSGIFVDLRYLPAVLLTLLFGPGWGTLALLPVLIMRAVLGGAGVGPAIMSALAALLIAGVIHRRVGLRLFTQPRLWTLLPLIFVFNGVGLLLQPGGAPLFQRVYGPLMLVNVLALSAVLLVVHLRARHLESLLDLRRAAFTDALTGLNNRRQFDLDLAELDAGQHLVALDVDFFKQVNDRLGHAAGDRVLREVAQVLLRSVRPQDSVYRVGGEEFALILRGLTPEQGLMVTQRCLSAAQQIDGGGQPVTLSAGWTLTQPDEPGETTLARADAALYRAKAAGRNRVEIDPGTDQTQAVTLAARRTLALLARDHDPDAADWLALLQAAVQDVPGAQSGTLYVLNRGDFLLCAQTGFSDDLLGQRRSPASLLRWYAGPPGDWQAGAPRVLRGEAVRVNTHAASEVEAQVTGQESFRHLSVDGIHETLGVPVAVDGLVMAFLNLDRVAPGPPFGPDAQRTARTFTEQVAALLRARARRVLAARQQRELEALARLSGTLRGALSTEQVIAAVTGTSRALLGAREIVFLQYDPRGDRLVSRHLLGVSETEGRVTLPRGQGLAWAALEGRETLRVVDVRGTSRIHRPAFLTGGAMMAAPLHLRGQPLGVVCFTRDEPFGAEDADLIDILTPHVLSALERARERAELQDAQTGALLTLGLSLETRGLERPGHTRRVMALATRLARTLNLDEPARRALLHGAALHDIGLTVGPHATHPQAGETLARQVGGLHPDTLAVIRHHHERWDGQGFPDGLSAEQIPLLARAFALIDTLDTLSDPPGAQAPPSPDELYRRVQRQAGAQLDPAMTALLPDLLDLPLSLPGAAPSGDAGSGLSG from the coding sequence ATGATGTGGCACGACGTGCTGACGCTCCTGAGCGGCCTGGGCGTGGCGCTCGTCGCGGCCGTCCTGCTCAGCGCCGATCTGCGCGCGTGGCCGCCCCGCCCACCCCGCGCGCGCCAGTTGACGTACGCGCTGCTGGCCGGACTGACCGGCGTGACCCTGATGCTGTACCCGCTGCCGCTGTCGTCCGGGATCTTCGTGGACCTGCGGTACCTGCCGGCCGTGCTGCTCACGCTGCTGTTCGGGCCGGGCTGGGGCACGCTGGCACTGCTGCCCGTGCTGATCATGCGCGCCGTGTTGGGCGGCGCGGGGGTCGGGCCGGCCATCATGTCGGCGCTGGCGGCGCTGCTGATCGCGGGCGTCATTCACCGCCGCGTGGGCCTGCGCCTGTTCACGCAGCCGCGACTGTGGACGCTGCTGCCGCTGATCTTCGTGTTCAACGGCGTGGGCCTGCTGCTGCAACCGGGCGGCGCGCCGCTGTTCCAGCGGGTGTACGGCCCGCTGATGCTGGTGAACGTCCTGGCCCTGAGCGCCGTGCTGCTGGTCGTGCACCTGCGCGCCCGGCACCTCGAGTCCCTGCTGGACCTGCGCCGCGCCGCGTTCACGGACGCCCTGACCGGCCTGAACAACCGCCGTCAGTTCGACCTGGATCTCGCGGAACTGGACGCCGGGCAGCACCTCGTGGCGCTGGACGTGGACTTCTTCAAGCAGGTGAACGACCGCCTGGGGCACGCGGCGGGCGACCGGGTGCTGCGCGAGGTCGCGCAGGTCCTGCTGCGCAGCGTCCGCCCGCAGGACAGCGTGTACCGCGTGGGCGGCGAGGAGTTCGCGCTGATCCTGCGCGGCCTGACGCCCGAGCAGGGCCTGATGGTCACGCAACGCTGCCTGAGCGCCGCGCAGCAGATCGACGGGGGCGGGCAACCCGTGACCCTCTCGGCCGGGTGGACCCTCACGCAACCCGACGAGCCCGGCGAGACGACCCTGGCCCGCGCGGACGCGGCGCTGTACCGCGCCAAGGCCGCCGGCCGCAACCGCGTGGAGATCGACCCCGGCACCGACCAGACGCAGGCCGTGACGCTCGCCGCCCGCCGCACCCTGGCCCTGCTGGCCCGCGACCACGACCCGGACGCCGCCGACTGGCTGGCCCTGCTGCAGGCCGCCGTGCAGGACGTTCCGGGCGCGCAGAGCGGCACGCTGTACGTCCTGAACCGCGGGGATTTCCTGCTGTGCGCCCAGACCGGGTTCAGTGACGACCTGCTGGGACAGCGGCGCTCACCGGCCAGCCTGCTGCGCTGGTACGCCGGGCCGCCCGGCGACTGGCAGGCGGGCGCGCCGCGCGTCCTGCGCGGCGAGGCGGTCCGCGTGAACACCCACGCCGCCAGCGAGGTCGAGGCGCAGGTGACCGGACAGGAGTCCTTCCGGCACCTGTCCGTGGACGGCATTCACGAGACGCTGGGCGTCCCGGTCGCCGTGGACGGCCTGGTCATGGCCTTCTTGAACCTCGACCGGGTCGCGCCCGGCCCGCCGTTCGGACCGGACGCGCAGCGCACCGCCCGCACCTTCACCGAGCAGGTCGCCGCGCTGCTGCGCGCCCGCGCCCGGCGCGTCCTGGCGGCCCGGCAGCAGCGGGAACTGGAGGCGCTCGCCCGCCTGAGCGGCACGCTGCGCGGCGCCCTCAGCACCGAGCAGGTCATCGCGGCCGTGACCGGCACCAGCCGCGCCCTGCTCGGCGCGCGCGAGATCGTGTTCCTGCAGTACGACCCGCGCGGCGACCGGCTGGTGTCCCGGCACCTGCTGGGCGTCAGCGAGACCGAGGGCCGCGTGACCCTCCCGCGCGGGCAGGGGCTCGCGTGGGCCGCGCTGGAGGGCCGCGAGACGCTGCGCGTCGTGGACGTGCGCGGCACCAGCCGCATTCACCGCCCCGCGTTCCTGACGGGCGGCGCCATGATGGCCGCGCCGCTGCACCTGCGCGGGCAACCGCTGGGCGTGGTGTGCTTCACCCGCGACGAACCCTTCGGCGCCGAGGACGCCGACCTGATCGACATCCTGACCCCGCACGTCCTCTCCGCGCTGGAACGCGCCCGAGAACGCGCCGAACTTCAGGACGCGCAGACCGGGGCGCTGCTGACCCTGGGCCTGAGCCTCGAAACGCGCGGCCTGGAACGCCCCGGCCACACCCGGCGCGTCATGGCGCTCGCCACGCGACTGGCCCGCACCCTGAACCTGGACGAACCGGCCCGCCGCGCCCTGCTGCACGGCGCGGCCCTGCACGACATCGGCCTCACGGTCGGCCCGCACGCCACGCACCCGCAGGCGGGCGAGACCCTGGCCCGGCAGGTCGGGGGGCTGCACCCGGACACGCTGGCCGTCATCCGCCACCACCACGAACGCTGGGACGGTCAGGGCTTCCCGGACGGACTGAGCGCAGAGCAGATTCCGCTGCTGGCCCGCGCCTTCGCCCTGATCGACACCCTGGACACCCTGAGCGACCCGCCCGGCGCCCAGGCGCCCCCCAGCCCGGACGAACTGTACCGGCGCGTGCAGCGGCAGGCGGGCGCGCAACTGGACCCCGCCATGACGGCCCTGCTGCCGGACCTGCTGGACCTGCCGCTCAGCCTGCCGGGCGCGGCGCCGTCCGGTGACGCGGGCTCCGGCCTGTCCGGCTGA
- the thiC gene encoding phosphomethylpyrimidine synthase ThiC, whose translation MTVSDPSVSTRRAAAQLTSDQATDLLSGPLLPDSDLTEPFPASQKVYLGGTLHPQVRVPARRVTLSPTLERLGDLTRSVPNAALLLPDTSGPFTDAAQTVDLRRGLVTARPWLADHAALDALPGRCRPELDRDGPLPFPQVPAPRRARSGQAVTQLQAARRGQITPEMEFVAIREALRQEAAFDLTHQHPGQGFGAATPREITPEFVRAEVARGRAVIPANINHPELEPTVIGRNFRVKVNANIGTSIVTSSIQEEVGKAVWATRWGADTIMDLSTGRFIHQTREWIVRNSAVPVGTVPIYQALEKVGGVAEDLTWDVYRDTLIEQAEQGVDYFTVHAGVRLAHLPLTVRRRTGIVSRGGSILAKWCLAHHRENFLHTHFAEICEIMAAYDVTFSLGDGLRPGSVEDANDAAQFAELGTLGELTRVAWDHGVQTMIEGPGHVPMQLIRENMTRQLDVCQEAPFYTLGPLTTDIAPGYDHITSAIGAAQIAWYGTAMLCYVTPKEHLGLPDRQDVRDGVIAYRIAAHAADLAKGHPGAQARDNAISRARFEFRWQDQFNLALDPFRARELHDESLPAEAAKTAHFCSMCGPQFCSMKLSHELRTPEILAGLEAKAQEFRAHGSEVYLPRPEQSGEERA comes from the coding sequence ATGACCGTTTCAGATCCGTCCGTTTCCACCCGCCGCGCCGCTGCCCAGCTCACGTCCGATCAGGCGACCGACCTGCTGTCCGGCCCGCTGCTGCCCGATTCCGACCTGACCGAGCCGTTCCCGGCCAGCCAGAAGGTGTACCTGGGCGGCACCCTGCACCCGCAGGTGCGCGTCCCGGCGCGCCGCGTGACGCTCTCACCCACGCTGGAACGCCTGGGCGACCTGACCCGCTCTGTCCCGAACGCCGCGCTGCTGCTGCCCGACACCAGCGGCCCCTTCACGGACGCGGCGCAGACCGTCGACCTGCGCCGGGGCCTCGTGACCGCCCGGCCCTGGCTGGCGGACCACGCCGCGCTGGACGCCCTGCCGGGCCGCTGCCGCCCGGAACTGGACCGGGACGGCCCGCTGCCGTTCCCGCAGGTGCCCGCCCCGCGCCGCGCCCGCAGCGGGCAGGCGGTCACGCAACTTCAGGCGGCGCGGCGCGGCCAGATCACGCCCGAGATGGAATTCGTGGCGATCCGCGAGGCGCTGCGCCAGGAGGCCGCGTTCGACCTGACGCACCAGCATCCGGGGCAGGGGTTCGGGGCGGCCACGCCGCGCGAGATCACGCCGGAATTCGTGCGCGCCGAGGTCGCGCGCGGCCGCGCGGTCATTCCCGCGAACATCAACCACCCGGAACTGGAACCCACCGTCATCGGCCGGAACTTCCGGGTGAAGGTGAACGCGAACATCGGCACCAGCATCGTCACGAGTTCCATCCAGGAGGAGGTCGGGAAGGCCGTCTGGGCGACCCGCTGGGGCGCGGACACCATCATGGACCTCTCGACCGGGCGCTTCATTCACCAGACCCGCGAGTGGATCGTGCGCAACAGCGCCGTGCCGGTCGGGACCGTGCCGATCTACCAGGCGCTGGAGAAGGTGGGCGGCGTGGCCGAGGACCTCACCTGGGACGTGTACCGCGACACGCTGATCGAGCAGGCCGAACAGGGCGTGGACTACTTCACGGTGCACGCCGGGGTGCGGCTGGCCCACCTGCCGCTGACCGTGCGGCGCCGCACCGGCATCGTGTCGCGCGGCGGCAGCATCCTCGCCAAGTGGTGCCTCGCGCATCACCGCGAGAACTTCCTGCACACGCACTTCGCCGAGATCTGCGAGATCATGGCCGCGTACGACGTGACCTTCAGCCTCGGCGACGGACTGCGCCCCGGCAGCGTCGAGGACGCCAACGACGCCGCGCAGTTCGCGGAACTGGGCACGCTGGGCGAACTGACCCGCGTCGCCTGGGACCACGGGGTGCAGACCATGATCGAGGGCCCCGGCCACGTGCCCATGCAGCTGATCCGCGAGAACATGACCCGGCAGCTCGACGTGTGCCAGGAAGCGCCGTTCTACACGCTGGGGCCACTGACCACCGACATCGCGCCCGGCTACGACCACATCACCTCCGCGATCGGCGCGGCGCAGATCGCGTGGTACGGCACGGCCATGCTGTGTTACGTCACGCCGAAGGAGCACCTGGGCCTCCCGGACCGGCAGGACGTGCGCGACGGCGTGATCGCCTACCGCATCGCCGCGCACGCCGCCGACCTCGCCAAGGGCCACCCGGGCGCGCAGGCCCGCGACAACGCCATCAGCCGGGCGCGGTTCGAGTTCCGCTGGCAGGATCAGTTCAACCTGGCGCTCGACCCGTTCCGCGCCCGCGAACTGCACGACGAGTCCCTCCCGGCCGAGGCGGCCAAGACCGCGCACTTCTGCTCCATGTGCGGCCCGCAGTTCTGCTCCATGAAACTCAGCCACGAGTTGCGCACGCCTGAGATCCTGGCCGGATTGGAAGCCAAGGCGCAGGAATTCCGCGCGCACGGCAGCGAGGTGTACCTGCCCCGCCCGGAGCAGTCCGGCGAGGAGCGGGCGTGA